Proteins encoded in a region of the Pseudomonas sp. PDNC002 genome:
- the fliL gene encoding flagellar basal body-associated protein FliL produces the protein MAKKEQTPPLPDGQAPGKGKLKLIIIIVLAFLLAVGASVGGTWFFLNKNAKPAESESEAKAEEHAVPTKQQAIYEILAPSFVVNFNQNGRQRYLQVAVALMGRDQAQMDALREQMPLVRNQLVMLFSSQNFDTLVTPVGKEMLRQQATSSLQELAKKATGQLTVEQVLFTNFVLQ, from the coding sequence ATGGCCAAGAAAGAACAGACGCCTCCGCTTCCCGATGGACAGGCGCCCGGAAAGGGCAAGCTGAAGCTCATCATCATTATCGTCCTGGCCTTCCTGCTGGCAGTCGGTGCTTCGGTGGGGGGCACCTGGTTCTTCCTCAACAAGAACGCCAAGCCCGCCGAGTCCGAGTCCGAGGCGAAGGCCGAAGAACATGCCGTGCCGACGAAGCAGCAGGCGATCTACGAGATTCTCGCGCCGTCCTTCGTGGTCAACTTCAACCAGAACGGCCGCCAGCGTTATCTTCAGGTGGCCGTCGCCCTGATGGGCCGCGACCAGGCGCAGATGGACGCCCTGCGCGAACAGATGCCGCTGGTGCGCAACCAACTGGTGATGCTGTTCTCCAGTCAGAATTTCGACACGCTGGTGACGCCGGTGGGCAAGGAGATGCTGCGTCAGCAGGCGACCTCCAGTCTTCAGGAACTGGCGAAGAAGGCGACCGGTCAGTTGACCGTGGAGCAAGTGCTTTTCACCAACTTCGTATTGCAGTAG
- the fliM gene encoding flagellar motor switch protein FliM: protein MAMQDLLSQDEIDALLHGVDDGLVETESDVEPGAIKSYDLTSQDRIVRGRMPTLEMINERFARYTRISMFNLLRRSADVAVGGVQVMKFGEYVHSLYVPTSLNLVKMKPLRGTALFILDAKLVFKLVDNFFGGDGRHAKIEGREFTPTELRVVRMVIEQAFVDLAEAWHAVMPITFEYVNSEVNPAMANIVSPSEVVVVSTFHIELDGGGGDLHITLPYAMIEPIREMLDAGFQSDVDDQDERWINALREDILDVSVPLGATVVRRQLKLRDILHMQPGDVIPVELPEHMIMRANGVPSFKVKLGSHKGNLALQILDPLQRPR, encoded by the coding sequence ATGGCCATGCAGGATCTACTTTCCCAGGATGAGATCGACGCGCTGTTGCACGGCGTCGACGACGGCCTGGTGGAAACCGAGTCCGACGTCGAGCCGGGGGCGATCAAGTCCTACGACCTGACCAGTCAGGACCGCATCGTCCGGGGCCGCATGCCGACCCTGGAGATGATCAACGAGCGGTTCGCCCGCTACACCCGCATCAGCATGTTCAACCTGCTGCGCCGCTCGGCGGATGTCGCCGTGGGCGGCGTGCAGGTGATGAAGTTCGGCGAGTACGTGCATTCGCTGTACGTGCCCACCAGCCTCAACCTGGTGAAGATGAAGCCGCTGCGCGGTACCGCGCTGTTCATCCTCGACGCCAAGCTGGTGTTCAAGCTGGTGGACAACTTCTTCGGCGGTGACGGGCGTCACGCCAAGATCGAGGGTCGCGAGTTCACTCCCACCGAGCTGCGCGTGGTGCGGATGGTCATCGAGCAGGCCTTCGTCGACCTCGCCGAGGCTTGGCACGCGGTGATGCCGATCACCTTCGAGTACGTGAACTCCGAGGTGAACCCGGCGATGGCCAACATCGTCAGCCCCAGCGAAGTGGTGGTGGTCTCTACCTTCCACATCGAGCTCGATGGCGGCGGCGGCGACCTGCACATCACCCTGCCGTACGCGATGATCGAACCGATCCGCGAGATGCTCGACGCCGGCTTCCAGTCCGACGTGGACGACCAGGACGAGCGCTGGATCAACGCCCTGCGCGAAGACATCCTCGACGTCAGCGTGCCGCTGGGCGCCACCGTCGTGCGCCGCCAGCTCAAGCTGCGCGACATCCTGCACATGCAGCCGGGCGACGTGATTCCGGTGGAGTTGCCGGAGCACATGATCATGCGCGCCAACGGCGTGCCTTCCTTCAAGGTCAAGCTGGGTTCGCACAAGGGCAACCTGGCCTTGCAGATTCTCGATCCGCTCCAGCGCCCGCGCTGA
- the fliN gene encoding flagellar motor switch protein FliN produces MSDEENVTPEEQALADEWAAALSESGDANQDDIDAMMASAAAPAVPAAPRAPMEEFGMAPKAPTIAGLEGPNLDVILDIPVTISMEVGHTDISIRNLLQLNQGSVIELDRLAGEPLDVLVNGTLIAHGEVVVVNEKFGIRLTDVISPSERIKKLR; encoded by the coding sequence ATGTCAGACGAAGAAAACGTAACCCCAGAAGAACAGGCGCTGGCCGACGAATGGGCCGCGGCGCTCTCCGAATCGGGTGACGCCAACCAGGACGACATCGACGCGATGATGGCCAGCGCCGCCGCTCCGGCCGTGCCCGCCGCGCCGCGCGCGCCCATGGAAGAGTTCGGCATGGCGCCCAAGGCGCCGACCATCGCCGGTCTGGAAGGCCCCAACCTGGACGTGATCCTGGACATTCCGGTGACCATTTCCATGGAGGTCGGCCACACCGACATCAGCATCCGCAACCTGCTGCAGCTCAACCAGGGCTCGGTGATCGAACTCGATCGCCTGGCCGGCGAGCCGCTGGACGTGCTGGTCAACGGCACCCTGATCGCCCACGGCGAAGTGGTGGTGGTGAACGAGAAGTTCGGCATCCGCCTCACCGACGTGATCAGTCCCAGCGAACGCATCAAGAAGCTGCGCTGA
- the fliO gene encoding flagellar biosynthetic protein FliO — translation MARLLAKLSALPLAGLSLLALADEAAKAPTSNPAIVHASSTPSLITGSAGAQLMQLLLGLVLVVGLIFLLAWLVRRVQQVGPRSNQAIRLISSQALGPRDRLVLVQVGEEQVLLGLTPGRITPLHVMRQPVHAADSEPAQPEFAQRLLELLNKDKGRPQ, via the coding sequence ATGGCCCGCCTGCTCGCGAAACTGTCTGCCCTGCCGCTGGCGGGGCTGTCCCTCCTGGCGCTGGCCGACGAGGCCGCCAAGGCGCCGACGTCCAACCCGGCCATCGTCCATGCCAGCTCCACGCCGAGCCTGATCACCGGCAGCGCCGGTGCCCAGCTGATGCAACTGCTGCTGGGCCTGGTGCTGGTGGTCGGCCTGATCTTCCTGCTCGCCTGGCTGGTGCGCCGCGTGCAGCAGGTCGGCCCGCGCAGCAACCAGGCGATCCGCCTGATCTCCAGCCAGGCCCTCGGCCCGCGCGACCGCCTGGTGCTGGTGCAGGTGGGCGAGGAGCAGGTCCTGCTGGGCCTGACTCCCGGTCGCATCACCCCGCTGCACGTCATGCGCCAGCCGGTGCACGCCGCCGATTCGGAGCCCGCGCAGCCGGAATTCGCCCAGCGCCTGCTGGAATTGCTGAATAAGGACAAGGGCCGCCCGCAGTGA
- the fliP gene encoding flagellar type III secretion system pore protein FliP (The bacterial flagellar biogenesis protein FliP forms a type III secretion system (T3SS)-type pore required for flagellar assembly.): MALLALTAPQAFAADPTQLTAITVTTNAQGQQEYSVSLQILLIMTALSFIPAFVMLMTSFTRIIIVFSILRQALGLQSTPSNQVLIGLAMFLTLFVMAPVFDKINSTALQPYLNEQIPAQEAITRAEVPLKAFMLAQTRQSDLELFVRLSKRTDIQSADATPLTILVPAFVTSELKTAFQIGFMIFIPFLIIDLVVSSVLMAMGMMMLSPLIISLPFKIMLFVLVDGWALIIGTLAGSFGTV, from the coding sequence CTGGCATTGCTCGCGCTCACCGCGCCGCAGGCCTTCGCCGCCGATCCGACGCAGCTGACGGCAATCACCGTGACCACCAACGCCCAGGGTCAGCAGGAGTATTCGGTCAGCCTGCAGATCCTGCTGATCATGACCGCGCTGAGCTTCATTCCGGCGTTCGTCATGCTGATGACCAGCTTCACCCGGATCATCATCGTCTTCTCCATCCTGCGCCAGGCGCTGGGCCTGCAGAGCACGCCGTCGAACCAGGTGCTGATCGGCCTGGCGATGTTCCTGACGCTGTTCGTGATGGCGCCGGTGTTCGACAAGATCAACAGCACCGCGCTGCAGCCGTACCTCAACGAACAGATTCCGGCTCAGGAAGCGATTACCCGCGCGGAAGTGCCACTCAAGGCCTTCATGCTGGCGCAGACCCGCCAGTCGGACCTGGAGCTGTTCGTGCGGCTGTCCAAGCGCACCGATATCCAGAGCGCCGACGCCACGCCCCTGACCATTCTGGTGCCGGCGTTCGTCACTTCGGAGTTGAAGACCGCGTTCCAGATCGGTTTCATGATCTTCATTCCGTTCCTGATCATCGACCTGGTGGTGTCCAGCGTGCTGATGGCGATGGGCATGATGATGCTCTCGCCGCTGATCATCTCGCTGCCGTTCAAGATCATGCTGTTCGTCCTGGTGGACGGCTGGGCGCTGATCATCGGCACGCTCGCCGGCAGTTTCGGGACGGTCTAG
- the fliQ gene encoding flagellar biosynthesis protein FliQ, protein MTPEVAVDLFREALWLTAVMVGILVLPSLLVGLVVAMFQAATQINEQTLSFLPRLLVVLLTLIVLGPWLLRQLMEYTQSLITSIPTLIG, encoded by the coding sequence ATGACCCCCGAAGTCGCCGTCGACCTGTTCCGTGAAGCGCTCTGGCTGACCGCCGTGATGGTCGGCATCCTCGTGCTGCCCAGCCTGCTGGTGGGGCTGGTGGTGGCGATGTTCCAGGCCGCCACGCAGATCAACGAGCAGACCCTGAGCTTCCTGCCGCGCCTGCTGGTGGTGCTGCTGACCCTGATCGTGCTGGGCCCCTGGTTGCTGCGGCAGCTGATGGAGTACACCCAGTCGCTGATCACCAGCATCCCGACGCTGATCGGCTGA
- the fliR gene encoding flagellar biosynthetic protein FliR codes for MLDLTNAQIGGWIGAFLFPLFRIAAMLMVMPIIGTQLVPTRVRLYLSVAIAVALVPNLPPMPQVDALSLKAMVYIAQEILVGAMLGFVLQLMFHAFVISGQIISMQMGLGFASMVDPTNGISVPVLGQFFTMLVTLLFLSMNGHLVVFEVLAESFNTLPVGEGLSSNHFITVAGKLGWVLGAGLMIALPAITALLVVNLAFGAMTRAAPQLNIFSIGFPLTLVMGFVIVWIGSADILTQYQALASEGLRLLRELVGAR; via the coding sequence ATGCTCGACCTCACCAACGCGCAGATCGGCGGCTGGATCGGGGCCTTCCTGTTCCCGCTGTTCCGTATCGCCGCGATGCTGATGGTGATGCCGATCATCGGCACGCAACTGGTGCCGACCCGCGTGCGCCTGTACCTCTCCGTGGCGATCGCCGTGGCGCTGGTGCCCAACCTGCCGCCAATGCCGCAGGTGGACGCGCTGAGCCTCAAGGCGATGGTCTACATCGCCCAGGAAATCCTCGTCGGCGCCATGCTCGGCTTCGTCCTGCAGCTGATGTTCCATGCCTTCGTCATCTCCGGGCAGATCATCTCCATGCAGATGGGCCTGGGATTCGCCTCCATGGTCGACCCCACCAACGGCATCTCGGTGCCGGTGCTGGGGCAGTTCTTCACCATGCTGGTGACGCTGCTGTTCCTTTCCATGAACGGCCACCTGGTGGTGTTCGAGGTGCTGGCGGAAAGCTTCAACACGCTGCCGGTGGGCGAGGGGCTGTCGAGCAACCATTTCATCACCGTGGCCGGGAAGCTCGGCTGGGTCCTGGGTGCCGGCCTGATGATCGCCTTGCCGGCGATCACCGCGCTGCTGGTGGTCAACCTCGCGTTCGGCGCCATGACGCGCGCCGCGCCGCAGCTGAATATCTTCTCCATCGGTTTCCCCCTGACCCTGGTCATGGGGTTCGTCATTGTCTGGATTGGCAGTGCCGACATTCTGACTCAGTACCAGGCACTGGCCAGTGAAGGCCTGCGCCTGCTTCGCGAACTCGTGGGGGCCCGCTGA
- the flhB gene encoding flagellar biosynthesis protein FlhB, whose translation MAENDSSEDKTEEPTEKRRRDAREKGQLPRSKELNTLAVLLAGAGALLMFGASLADALMRLMRGSFELDRATVMNSESMLNLLIEGAKIGADGVWPILAVLLVAALVGPVALGGWLFSAEALAPKFSRMNPLAGLKRMFSLRSLTELLKALAKFALVLIVAILVLKSDQDDLLAMSHEPLEQAMIHSAKVVGWSAFWLACSIIFIAAADVPFQLWDNRKKLMMTKQEVKDEYKDSEGKPEVKAKVRQMQREMANRRMMQAVPQADVVITNPTHFAVALQYDAEKGGAPRLLAKGNDFMALKIREIAQEHKVTVLESPALARAVYYSTELDHEIPAGLYLAVAQVLAYVYQLKQYRAGKGKRPGPMPDLPIPPDLRRDE comes from the coding sequence ATGGCCGAGAACGACAGTAGCGAAGACAAGACGGAGGAACCTACAGAGAAACGGCGCCGCGACGCGCGCGAGAAAGGGCAGCTACCCAGGTCCAAGGAGCTGAACACCCTGGCCGTGCTGCTCGCCGGCGCCGGTGCGTTGCTGATGTTCGGCGCCAGCCTGGCCGATGCGCTGATGCGCCTGATGCGCGGCAGCTTCGAGCTGGACCGGGCCACGGTGATGAATAGCGAAAGCATGCTCAACCTGCTCATCGAGGGCGCGAAGATCGGTGCCGACGGCGTCTGGCCGATCCTCGCGGTGCTGCTCGTCGCGGCGCTGGTCGGTCCGGTGGCGCTGGGCGGCTGGCTGTTCTCCGCCGAGGCGCTGGCGCCCAAGTTCAGCCGGATGAACCCCCTGGCCGGGCTCAAGCGCATGTTCTCGCTGCGCTCGCTGACCGAGCTGCTCAAGGCGCTCGCCAAGTTCGCGCTGGTGCTGATCGTCGCGATCCTTGTGCTCAAGTCCGACCAGGACGATCTGCTGGCGATGTCCCACGAGCCGCTGGAACAGGCCATGATCCACAGCGCCAAGGTGGTGGGTTGGAGCGCCTTCTGGCTGGCCTGTAGCATCATCTTCATCGCCGCCGCGGACGTGCCCTTCCAGCTCTGGGACAACCGCAAGAAGCTGATGATGACCAAGCAGGAGGTCAAGGACGAGTACAAGGACTCCGAGGGCAAGCCGGAGGTCAAGGCCAAGGTCCGCCAGATGCAGCGCGAGATGGCCAACCGGCGGATGATGCAGGCGGTGCCCCAGGCCGACGTGGTCATCACCAACCCGACGCACTTCGCCGTGGCGTTGCAGTACGACGCGGAGAAGGGCGGGGCGCCCAGGCTGCTGGCCAAGGGCAACGACTTCATGGCGCTGAAGATTCGCGAGATCGCCCAGGAGCACAAGGTCACGGTGCTCGAATCGCCGGCGCTGGCGCGGGCGGTGTACTACTCCACCGAGCTGGACCACGAGATTCCTGCCGGCCTCTACCTGGCTGTCGCCCAGGTGCTGGCCTATGTCTACCAGCTCAAGCAGTACCGCGCCGGCAAGGGCAAGCGCCCCGGCCCGATGCCGGACCTGCCGATTCCGCCGGACCTGCGTCGCGACGAGTGA
- a CDS encoding TPM domain-containing protein, translating into MGIWIRHAFCLWMLLGAALMPAAATAAAADEPVAAVTAVEAAGEESSPVVPVPRLESPVTDLTGTLDGDWIAAMRQRLLALQQRKGAQVAVLMVPSTGEDSIEQFATRVFEQWRLGRQGVDDGVLVLVAKNDRTMRIEVGYGLEGAIPDVVAGRIIRENMVPAFREGDFAGGIEQSVDTLERLIDGETLPEEQHEGGLTLEGWLLLVGLGVGAAAGIALRRRWFSVRVVLLVSAAVALLLALSSGWKTAPVLLFVLLFCLLIGGGVGAAAASSRKAAWVVGGIIGYLVALMVTASFVDGGDVALYGLAAPIGGTVALVFLCLPFVLAYSTWKRSRLEFCIRLALAGGIAGFVIHISGFLEWPWAFPDSLALIPMLYFPMLVGFLAGNGSGSGSGSDSSSGGGSSSSSGGGSYSGGGGSSGGGGASGSW; encoded by the coding sequence ATGGGTATCTGGATACGTCATGCCTTCTGCCTGTGGATGCTGCTCGGCGCGGCCCTGATGCCTGCTGCGGCAACCGCTGCGGCGGCCGATGAACCGGTGGCCGCCGTGACGGCTGTCGAAGCGGCGGGGGAGGAGTCTTCACCCGTCGTTCCCGTGCCTCGGCTGGAAAGCCCGGTCACCGACCTCACCGGCACGCTGGACGGCGACTGGATCGCCGCCATGCGCCAGCGCCTGCTGGCGCTGCAGCAGCGCAAGGGGGCGCAGGTCGCCGTGCTGATGGTCCCCAGCACGGGCGAGGACAGCATCGAACAGTTCGCCACCCGAGTCTTCGAACAGTGGCGCCTGGGTCGCCAGGGTGTGGACGACGGCGTGCTGGTGCTGGTGGCGAAGAACGACCGGACGATGCGTATCGAGGTTGGCTACGGCCTGGAAGGCGCGATTCCTGACGTCGTCGCCGGGCGCATCATCCGGGAAAACATGGTTCCGGCCTTTCGCGAGGGCGATTTCGCCGGCGGCATCGAGCAGTCGGTGGACACCCTCGAGCGCCTGATCGATGGCGAAACCCTGCCGGAGGAGCAGCACGAAGGTGGCCTGACGCTCGAGGGCTGGTTGCTGCTGGTCGGGCTGGGTGTCGGCGCGGCGGCGGGCATCGCGTTGCGCCGGCGCTGGTTCAGTGTTCGTGTCGTGCTGCTGGTGTCGGCTGCCGTGGCGCTCCTGCTGGCCTTAAGTTCGGGCTGGAAGACCGCGCCGGTGCTGCTCTTCGTGCTGCTGTTCTGCCTGCTGATCGGCGGCGGTGTGGGGGCCGCGGCTGCCTCCTCGCGCAAGGCGGCCTGGGTGGTCGGCGGCATCATCGGGTATCTCGTGGCGCTGATGGTCACCGCCTCGTTCGTCGACGGTGGCGATGTCGCGCTCTATGGCCTGGCGGCGCCGATTGGCGGGACCGTTGCCCTGGTCTTCCTGTGCCTGCCATTCGTCCTGGCCTACAGCACCTGGAAGCGCAGCCGGCTGGAGTTCTGCATTCGCCTGGCGCTGGCGGGCGGGATCGCCGGGTTCGTCATCCACATCAGTGGCTTCCTGGAGTGGCCCTGGGCGTTTCCCGATTCGCTGGCGCTGATTCCGATGCTGTATTTCCCGATGCTGGTCGGCTTCCTCGCCGGGAACGGTTCGGGCTCGGGGTCCGGCTCGGATTCGAGCTCCGGCGGCGGCAGTTCGTCGTCCAGCGGTGGCGGCAGTTACTCCGGCGGCGGTGGTTCCAGCGGTGGTGGCGGCGCGTCCGGTAGCTGGTAA
- the flhA gene encoding flagellar biosynthesis protein FlhA has product MDRTQLIGTVRSNLVGLSRGNLGVPLLLLAMLAMMTLPIPPFLLDVLFTFNIALSIVVLLVSVYALRPLDFAVFPTILLVATLLRLALNVASTRVVLLHGHDGHAAAGKVIQAFGEVVIGGNYVVGIVVFAILMIINFVVVTKGAGRISEVSARFTLDAMPGKQMAIDADLNAGLIEQAEAKKRRSEVAQEADFYGSMDGASKFVRGDAVAGLLILFINLIGGVAIGVIQHSMSFGDAGKVYALLTIGDGLVAQLPSLLLSTAAAIMVTRVSSSEDMGAQVNRQMFASPKALAISAAILIAMGLVPGMPHVSFVGLGALAAGGAWMIWNRQRKATQQAEQQTQQQELLPAERPEQSKELGWDDVTPVDMVGLEVGYRLIPLVDRNQGGQLLARIKGVRKKLSQDLGFLMPSVHIRDNLDLLPNAYRLTLMGVSVAEAEIYPDRDLAINPGQVFGTLNGIPGKDPAFGLEAVWIEASQRDQAQSLGYTVVDASTVVATHLNQVLHKHAHELLGHEEVQQLMQLLAKTSPKLAEELVPGLISLSTLLKVLQALLQEQVPVRDIRTIAEAIANVAVKSQDPAAMVAAVRVSLARAIVQTIVGLEPELPVITLEPRLEQILLNSLQKAGQGSEDGMLLEPGMAEKLQRSMVDAAQRQEMLGKPAILLVAGPIRAMMSRFARMAVPTMHVLAYQEIPDNKQVTIVATVGQN; this is encoded by the coding sequence GTGGATCGTACGCAACTGATCGGCACTGTTCGCAGCAATCTGGTAGGGCTCAGCCGGGGCAACCTCGGCGTGCCGCTGCTGTTGCTCGCCATGCTGGCGATGATGACCCTGCCCATTCCGCCGTTCCTGCTGGATGTGCTGTTCACCTTCAACATCGCCCTGTCCATCGTCGTCCTGCTGGTCAGCGTGTACGCCCTGCGCCCGCTGGACTTCGCCGTGTTCCCGACCATCCTGCTGGTCGCCACCTTGCTGCGCCTGGCGCTGAACGTCGCCTCCACCCGCGTCGTGCTGCTCCACGGCCACGATGGCCACGCCGCCGCGGGCAAGGTGATCCAGGCCTTCGGCGAGGTGGTGATCGGCGGTAACTACGTCGTCGGTATCGTGGTCTTCGCGATCCTCATGATCATCAACTTCGTGGTGGTCACCAAGGGTGCCGGGCGTATCTCCGAGGTGAGCGCGCGTTTCACCCTTGACGCCATGCCCGGCAAGCAGATGGCCATCGACGCCGACCTCAACGCCGGCCTGATCGAGCAGGCGGAAGCCAAGAAGCGCCGTTCCGAAGTGGCCCAGGAGGCCGACTTCTACGGCTCCATGGACGGTGCCAGCAAATTCGTCCGCGGTGACGCCGTCGCCGGCCTGCTGATCCTCTTCATCAACCTCATCGGTGGCGTGGCCATCGGCGTGATCCAGCACTCGATGAGCTTCGGCGATGCCGGCAAGGTCTACGCCCTGCTGACCATCGGTGACGGCCTGGTGGCGCAATTGCCGTCGCTGCTGCTGTCCACCGCCGCCGCGATCATGGTGACCCGCGTATCCAGCTCCGAGGACATGGGCGCCCAGGTCAACCGCCAGATGTTCGCCTCGCCCAAGGCGCTGGCGATCTCCGCCGCCATCCTGATCGCCATGGGTCTGGTGCCCGGCATGCCGCACGTGTCCTTCGTCGGTCTCGGCGCCCTGGCCGCCGGCGGCGCCTGGATGATCTGGAACCGTCAGCGCAAGGCCACCCAGCAGGCCGAGCAACAGACCCAGCAACAGGAACTGCTGCCGGCCGAGCGCCCCGAGCAGTCCAAAGAGCTGGGCTGGGACGACGTGACCCCGGTGGACATGGTTGGCCTGGAAGTGGGCTACCGGCTGATTCCGCTGGTGGACCGCAACCAGGGCGGCCAACTGCTGGCGCGGATCAAGGGCGTGCGCAAGAAGCTGTCCCAGGACCTGGGTTTCCTGATGCCGTCGGTGCACATTCGCGACAACCTCGATTTGCTGCCCAACGCCTATCGCTTGACGCTCATGGGCGTCAGCGTCGCCGAGGCGGAGATCTACCCGGACCGCGACCTGGCGATCAACCCCGGCCAGGTGTTCGGCACGCTCAACGGCATTCCCGGCAAGGACCCGGCATTCGGCCTGGAAGCCGTCTGGATCGAAGCCTCGCAGCGCGACCAGGCGCAGTCGCTGGGCTACACCGTGGTCGATGCCAGCACCGTGGTCGCCACCCACCTGAACCAGGTGCTGCACAAGCATGCCCACGAGCTGCTCGGTCACGAGGAAGTCCAGCAACTGATGCAGCTGCTGGCCAAGACCTCGCCCAAGCTCGCCGAAGAGCTGGTGCCGGGGCTGATTTCCCTGTCGACCCTGCTCAAGGTGCTGCAGGCGCTGCTGCAGGAGCAGGTGCCGGTACGCGATATCCGCACCATCGCCGAAGCCATCGCCAACGTGGCGGTGAAGAGTCAAGATCCCGCCGCGATGGTGGCGGCGGTTCGTGTCTCGCTGGCCCGCGCAATCGTGCAAACCATTGTGGGACTAGAGCCGGAGCTGCCTGTCATCACGCTGGAACCCAGGTTGGAACAGATATTGCTCAATAGTCTTCAGAAGGCCGGACAAGGCTCCGAAGACGGCATGTTGCTGGAGCCCGGAATGGCAGAGAAGCTGCAACGCTCGATGGTCGATGCGGCGCAGCGTCAGGAGATGCTCGGCAAGCCGGCGATCCTGCTGGTGGCAGGTCCCATCCGCGCGATGATGTCGCGATTCGCCCGGATGGCGGTTCCCACCATGCATGTGCTGGCTTACCAGGAAATCCCGGATAACAAACAAGTCACGATTGTCGCCACTGTTGGGCAGAACTGA
- the flhF gene encoding flagellar biosynthesis protein FlhF → MQVKRFFAADMRQAMKLVRDELGPDASIIGSRRVAGGVELTAALDYQAPVAASKPNPALEAELRKTQAKIAQAKADLSAPTRMAEGVRKDRQMYGNEAPRRSAAETLAEAMAAPTAPSAASVGQQALEAMRFELNGLRELIEVQLGSIAWNQLQNQRPKQANLWRRLQRMGLPADLSRNLLERVASIADPKQAWRMLLAHLARSINTPETDLLEQGGVIALVGPAGMGKTTTLAKLAARYVLKYGAQSIALVSMDSFRIGAQEQIKTLGRILNVPVTLVDPGQSLIQAMGPLARKRLVLIDTAGLPVNDPALRMQLEALSAQSLNVKNYLVLAATSQSQVLKSAWQNYRSCGLAGCILTKLDEAGSLGEALALAISQHLPVAYLADGPKIPDDLHVARAHQLVSRAVSLQAPDEPSEDAMADMFAGLYQQPVRRAS, encoded by the coding sequence ATGCAGGTAAAACGCTTCTTCGCCGCTGATATGCGTCAGGCCATGAAACTGGTCCGTGACGAGCTGGGCCCGGATGCCTCGATCATCGGCAGCCGCCGTGTCGCTGGCGGCGTGGAGCTGACCGCGGCGCTGGACTACCAGGCACCGGTGGCGGCGAGCAAGCCGAACCCGGCGCTGGAGGCCGAGCTGCGCAAGACCCAGGCGAAGATCGCCCAGGCCAAGGCTGACTTGTCCGCTCCGACCCGTATGGCCGAAGGCGTGCGCAAGGACCGTCAAATGTACGGCAACGAAGCGCCGCGCCGCAGCGCCGCCGAGACCCTGGCCGAAGCCATGGCTGCCCCGACCGCTCCGTCTGCCGCCTCCGTCGGCCAGCAGGCGCTGGAAGCCATGCGCTTCGAGCTCAACGGCCTGCGTGAACTGATCGAAGTGCAGCTTGGCTCTATTGCTTGGAACCAGCTGCAGAACCAGCGTCCGAAACAGGCCAACCTGTGGCGTCGCCTGCAGCGCATGGGCCTGCCGGCCGACCTGTCGCGCAACCTGCTGGAGCGCGTGGCCTCCATCGCCGATCCGAAGCAGGCCTGGCGCATGCTGCTGGCGCACCTGGCACGCTCGATCAACACCCCGGAAACCGATCTGCTGGAGCAGGGCGGCGTGATCGCCCTGGTCGGCCCGGCCGGCATGGGCAAGACCACCACCCTGGCCAAGCTGGCTGCCCGCTATGTGCTGAAGTACGGCGCACAGAGCATCGCCCTGGTGTCGATGGACAGCTTCCGCATCGGCGCGCAGGAGCAGATCAAGACCCTGGGTCGCATCCTCAATGTGCCGGTGACCCTGGTCGATCCGGGCCAGTCGCTGATCCAGGCCATGGGGCCGCTGGCGCGCAAGCGCCTGGTGCTGATCGATACCGCCGGCCTGCCCGTCAACGATCCGGCGCTGCGCATGCAGCTCGAAGCGCTGTCGGCGCAGAGCCTGAACGTGAAGAACTATCTGGTGCTGGCCGCGACCAGCCAGAGCCAGGTGCTCAAGTCCGCCTGGCAGAACTATCGGTCCTGTGGCCTGGCCGGGTGCATCCTGACCAAGCTGGACGAAGCGGGAAGCCTCGGCGAAGCTCTGGCTCTGGCTATAAGCCAGCATCTCCCGGTAGCCTATCTGGCCGACGGGCCGAAGATTCCGGATGACCTGCATGTGGCGCGTGCGCACCAGTTGGTCAGCCGCGCGGTGAGCCTGCAAGCGCCGGACGAACCGAGCGAGGACGCCATGGCCGACATGTTCGCCGGCCTTTACCAGCAGCCGGTGCGTCGCGCCAGCTGA